The Nitrospira sp. genome segment CTCGAGTGACACTTCCTGGACGCTGTCTGTCCAGTGGAGCATGATGTGAGTATAGGCAAAATCGCACTGCTTCATTTGGAGACGGTTCCCGGGGCAGTCGAGCAAAATCGGTACGTGATTGTCGAGGCGATCAAACACGCCGCCGGAAAAGGTGCCGAGTGGATCGTGACACCGGAACTCGCGGTCTGCGGGCTTCAGTTCGCACATACCGTCGGCTCTGATTGGATACAGCCGCAACCCGATCCTTGGATGCAGCAGGTCTGCAAACTGGTAAAGACATTGAAACGAACCGTATTTCTGGGGTGCCCGGAGCGCGACGGCAAGCGGTTCTACAACTCGGTGTTTGTCATCGGCCCGACAGGCGAGATCCTTGGTAAACATCGCAAGATTAACGTAGCGAGCGATTCGCTGTCGTGGTCGAGCCCCGGCGATACTGTCGCTCCGATCGAGTGCGATGGGATCAAGGTTGGCGTACTTGTCTGCAGCGACGTCTACACGTCGAATATCGCCCGTGCGCTTCAATTTGAAGGCGCGGAGATCCTCGTGTCTCCTGCCTCATGGGGCCCGGGGATTCACGGTCCGAATGGGGAATGGGAGCAGCGGACCCATGAAACTGGACTCCCGTTGATCGTCTGCAACCGAACGGGCGCAGAGAAGACCCTGGATTTCTGGAATGCTCCGAGTCTGGTCGTACAGAACGGCACGCGGCTGCTCGCACACACGTCCAAGAAATCCGCCGTGCTGACGTTCAACTGGGATTTCGACAACATGGCCTTGCGTTCCTCACGATACGCCATCGATTATGTCCGAAATTGAGGCAAGGGCTTTCGGATGCGTGACTGATTGTAATTGCCAGGAAGAGAGGCACCCCTCTCCTGCGTAGGAAACTGGGTGCACAACAATTATTCTGGGGGGATTCTTTAAGACTATACCGTCAGCGACGGGGAAGATGGTGCAAATCCATCACGGTGCCGCCACTGTAAGCGGGGAGTGACTCTGCAATATGCCACTGTGTGCCTTGGCACATGGGAAGGCGCAGAGAAACGACGAGCCGCAAGTCAGGAGACCCGACTGTCAGGACTATCGACGCCCTTCGAGTCAAAGGGAGGTTTTCATGTTGCGGTTTTCAGTCCGTCGTGTTTTTCGTGCCTGTGCCTTCATTCCGTGGACAATCGCTCTCGCCTGTCCTGTATCGGCCGAGCAAGTCACCACGAGCGATCATCCGGATGTCGATGTTCCGGAGGTCATCGTCAGCGCGACCAAAACCCCACAGTCGCCCAAACAAGTCACGAGCGCCGTGGAAGTCATCACCGGGGAAGACATGCAGCAGCGAAATATCAGAACTGTTGCAGAGGCGCTGCGTTGGGCCCAGGGCCTTGCCGTCTTTCAAAGCGGAGGCCCCGGCACGCTCGTGAACGTACGGAGTCGTGGAGGCACACCTGAACAGACGCTTGTTTTGATCGACGGGGCGATCGTCAACAGCGGCACGACCGGCGCGTATGATTTTGCCAACCTGACGTCCGACAACATCGAAAACATCGAAATCTTGCGCGGCAGCCAGAGCATGCTCTGGGGATCTGACGCTATGGGCGGGGTCATCAACATTACGACCAAGCGGGGACGCGGCAAGCCCAACATCTCCGGTTTTGCTGAGTACGGCTCGTTCGTTTCGATTCGAGAAGGAGCCGGTCTGACCGGCAAAAAAGGTCCGGTGGATTTCTCCGGAACGATCACCCGTTGGGATACGGCCGGGTTTTCCGCGATCAATTATCGGCGTGGAGCGGCTGAACGCGATGGCTACCACAACTGGCAAGGATCGGTCAGGTTTGGGGCGGATCTTCCCAAGGATGGACGGCTGGAATTTAGTTTCCGCTGGCTGGAGGGCATTGTCAATTTTGATGGATTCGCGTTTAATCCGGTGACCTTTGCATCCGATCCTGCCGATGTCTTAGGAGCACAATCGAACAGTACACAATACATCTTCGGAGGCCACTATGCGCAGCCGGTTACCTCATGGTGGTCGCAACGGCTGACCTTGTCACGAGCGACTGAAAAGCTTGTGAGTTTCGGGGGAACGCTCGAACGGAACGTCGTGACCGACGGCGATTTCGTGCCGATTGGATTCCCGTTCAGCTCTCAAATTGAAACCGCCAGCAACCGGATTGAATGGCAGCACAATATCCAGGTCGGCAAACCGTTGTCGCTGACGGCAGGTTATCAGTTTCGCGAACAGAAAGGTAGCAATACGGATCTGCTCACGCAGACGGCTACCTTTACGGATAAGACCCTCAGCAGCAATGCGGGATTCGGCGAAGCCCAGTTGAATCTTTGGGATCGTGTATTTGGAACCGCCGGTATTCGGTATGACGCGTACAACGTCTTCGGAAGTGCCACAACCTATCGCGTGACTGGGGGGTACTTGCATCGCGAAACCGGCACGAAACTACGCGGCAGCTATGCGACGGGATTTCGAGCACCCACGATCAACGAGTTGTTCTTCCCGGGGTTCGGAAATCCGAACTTGCAACCGGAGAAGAGTCAAGCGCTCGACGCGGCCATCGAACAAACGTTCCCCGATGATCGAGGCTCGATCAGCGTAGGGTACTTTTGGACTCGCTATCGCAATCTCATCTTGACGGTATTCGATCCGACCGAATGCACGGCTCCTGGCTCATTTGGGTTCTGCCCTCAGAATGCTGGATTGGCTAGGGCGGAAGGAGTAGAAGTCAGCACGAAGGTGAAGTTGTTGCGCGACAGACCATGGATGAAAAACTTGGATCTGCTTGTCAATTATACATACGCGGCCACGCAGGATCTCAGCAGTGGTTCGGATACGCGTCTTCCCAAGTGGCCGCTCAACCAAGTTTCGACGATCATCAGCTATCAGCCCATTGAAGGTCTGCTTGCCAGATTGGAGGGGCGCTACGTGGGTCAGCGGTTTAACAACACTGGGAATCAAGGATCGATGCCGTCCTTCGTGGTTTGGAATCTAGCCGCAAGTTACGATGTCACGAAGCAGATCCAGGCATACTTGCGTGCCGACAACATCTTCAACGAAGAGTACGAAGAGATTCTTTACTTCGGCACGCCGATCCGCTCTATCTTTGGGGGTGTGCGGATCTCGTACGATTTGCCCCTGTAGCTTCGCATGAACCATTTGGTGACTGTCAAAGGAGAGTATCCATGATTCTGGCTCGCCGGTCATTGGTATGCCGAGCGTCACCGTGATGCCTTAGGGCGAGGGACGATTCAGATAAAGGCTATCTGAATTTCAACAAGGGTATAGCGAAATGGACGTCCATTCTCAATTGCTTGTCTGGGGGATCGATAGAAAAGCGTGGGCTCATGGCTGGATCTGGTCAGTCGTGAGCCATGCGATCGTGGTTACCACGCTGGTCATGTCGGTTCAATCAATACAAGTGGAGCAGGAGACCTTTCAGTGGAACATAGACATAGTGTCGAGCGGATCATTCGCCTCTCAGCCAGCCAAGGCCTCAACGCCGTCAGTGGAGGCTCAGTCGAGCAAAGAGTCTGTCCAGACATCGTTACAGGAAGACGCCTCCCCTCGGGCGGCGACATCCGCCTTGCGACGAATGGAGCACAAACCGCATACAGAGCAACATATGGTGGCAGTATCGGCGGCGCGATCGAATCTTTCGATTCAGACGCGATCCTCATCCTTGGCGAGTAGGTCGAAGGAGCCGGTGCTGGAATCTTCGGCCATGCGAGAAATGAGAGAGCCTCAGCACGCCGAGGTATCGACCAGCCGGTCCGAAGTCGCTGAGCCGCCCTCGGACTCGGTCCTTTCCGGGCAGTCTGCGGGCGAGACACAGATCGCCTCTGCTCCATCAGACCCGAGTTCCCTTGAATCCAATGAGAAACGACCGTCGTCCGATCCCGCGCAAG includes the following:
- a CDS encoding carbon-nitrogen hydrolase family protein, with amino-acid sequence MSIGKIALLHLETVPGAVEQNRYVIVEAIKHAAGKGAEWIVTPELAVCGLQFAHTVGSDWIQPQPDPWMQQVCKLVKTLKRTVFLGCPERDGKRFYNSVFVIGPTGEILGKHRKINVASDSLSWSSPGDTVAPIECDGIKVGVLVCSDVYTSNIARALQFEGAEILVSPASWGPGIHGPNGEWEQRTHETGLPLIVCNRTGAEKTLDFWNAPSLVVQNGTRLLAHTSKKSAVLTFNWDFDNMALRSSRYAIDYVRN
- a CDS encoding TonB-dependent receptor, with the translated sequence MLRFSVRRVFRACAFIPWTIALACPVSAEQVTTSDHPDVDVPEVIVSATKTPQSPKQVTSAVEVITGEDMQQRNIRTVAEALRWAQGLAVFQSGGPGTLVNVRSRGGTPEQTLVLIDGAIVNSGTTGAYDFANLTSDNIENIEILRGSQSMLWGSDAMGGVINITTKRGRGKPNISGFAEYGSFVSIREGAGLTGKKGPVDFSGTITRWDTAGFSAINYRRGAAERDGYHNWQGSVRFGADLPKDGRLEFSFRWLEGIVNFDGFAFNPVTFASDPADVLGAQSNSTQYIFGGHYAQPVTSWWSQRLTLSRATEKLVSFGGTLERNVVTDGDFVPIGFPFSSQIETASNRIEWQHNIQVGKPLSLTAGYQFREQKGSNTDLLTQTATFTDKTLSSNAGFGEAQLNLWDRVFGTAGIRYDAYNVFGSATTYRVTGGYLHRETGTKLRGSYATGFRAPTINELFFPGFGNPNLQPEKSQALDAAIEQTFPDDRGSISVGYFWTRYRNLILTVFDPTECTAPGSFGFCPQNAGLARAEGVEVSTKVKLLRDRPWMKNLDLLVNYTYAATQDLSSGSDTRLPKWPLNQVSTIISYQPIEGLLARLEGRYVGQRFNNTGNQGSMPSFVVWNLAASYDVTKQIQAYLRADNIFNEEYEEILYFGTPIRSIFGGVRISYDLPL
- a CDS encoding TonB family protein; the encoded protein is MDVHSQLLVWGIDRKAWAHGWIWSVVSHAIVVTTLVMSVQSIQVEQETFQWNIDIVSSGSFASQPAKASTPSVEAQSSKESVQTSLQEDASPRAATSALRRMEHKPHTEQHMVAVSAARSNLSIQTRSSSLASRSKEPVLESSAMREMREPQHAEVSTSRSEVAEPPSDSVLSGQSAGETQIASAPSDPSSLESNEKRPSSDPAQGSETSASPPQEALSNERAVMVSRSSSAGEAKRSDYGWLAAAIRARIEEIKRYSEQARSNGWEGRVVVATTVKADGRLMDIRVVESSGNGSLDEDAKQILRDTSPVVLSQPLEAAQVTVRVPIVFGLHR